A single genomic interval of Candidatus Obscuribacterales bacterium harbors:
- a CDS encoding NYN domain-containing protein: MSSLTNRLSIFVDGNNMFYAQQKNGWFFDPKRVLEYFTNPSDVRLINAFWYTGLKDAQDQRGFRDALISLGYTVRTKILKEYYDDTSGRYSQKANLDIEIVVDMFNTVDQYDCVILFSGDGDFERAIELLRSKNTHITVVSTEGMIARELRNATDRYIDLNDIRSQIEKVDG, encoded by the coding sequence ATGTCTAGTCTTACAAACCGTCTCTCTATCTTTGTAGACGGGAACAATATGTTCTATGCTCAGCAAAAAAATGGCTGGTTCTTTGACCCCAAAAGGGTTTTAGAGTATTTTACTAATCCTTCCGATGTGCGCCTGATTAATGCTTTTTGGTATACCGGGCTCAAGGATGCCCAAGACCAACGGGGTTTTCGGGATGCGTTGATTAGCCTAGGCTATACCGTGCGCACCAAGATCCTGAAGGAATATTATGACGATACCTCTGGGCGCTATTCCCAAAAGGCCAATCTTGATATTGAAATCGTCGTGGATATGTTCAACACGGTCGATCAGTATGATTGCGTCATTTTGTTTAGCGGTGATGGAGATTTTGAGCGAGCCATTGAACTGCTGCGCTCCAAGAATACCCATATCACAGTGGTGTCTACAGAAGGCATGATTGCGCGGGAACTACGCAACGCCACCGATCGCTATATTGACCTCAATGACATTCGCTCCCAAATTGAGAAAGTAGACGGTTAA
- a CDS encoding 2-isopropylmalate synthase, which yields MNTQSQPDRIIIFDTTLRDGEQSPGATLNVEEKLAIARQLARLGVDVIEAGFPFASPGDFEAVQKIAQQVGTEDGPTICGLARATRQDIQAAADAVSPAAKPRIHTFIATSDIHLEYKLRKTRAEVLAIAEEMVGFAKSFVDDVEFSPEDAGRSDPEFLYQVLERAIAAGATTINIPDTVGYTTPSEFGAIIRGITEHVPNIDQAIISVHGHNDLGLAVANFLEAVKNGARQLECTINGIGERAGNAALEELVMALHVRRQYFNPFLGRPAESEAPLTNIDTRQIYKTSRMVSNLTGMFVQPNKAIVGANAFAHESGIHQDGVLKHKLTYEIMDAQSIGLTDNQIVLGKHSGRNAFRTRLKELGFELGDQELNRAFLRFKELADKKKEITDWDLEAIVNDEIQHTPARYQLEHLQVSCGDHSKPTATVTLLTPDGQELTDAAIGTGPVDAVYRAINRVIDLPNELIEFSVQSVTAGIDAIGEVTVRVRHEDRIFSGHSANTDIVVASAHAYVNALNRLSFVLEQGRSLHPQHPVTEAVAQQA from the coding sequence ATGAACACCCAGTCTCAGCCCGACCGCATTATCATTTTCGATACGACGCTTCGCGATGGTGAACAATCGCCCGGTGCAACGCTAAACGTCGAAGAAAAGCTAGCGATCGCTCGGCAACTGGCACGACTGGGTGTAGACGTGATTGAAGCCGGATTCCCCTTTGCCAGCCCTGGCGACTTTGAAGCGGTGCAGAAAATTGCCCAGCAGGTGGGCACGGAGGACGGCCCTACCATCTGCGGCTTAGCCCGCGCCACCCGACAAGATATCCAGGCAGCGGCCGATGCTGTCAGTCCAGCAGCCAAGCCCCGGATCCACACCTTCATCGCCACGTCGGATATTCACTTGGAATATAAGCTACGCAAGACCCGCGCCGAGGTGTTAGCGATCGCTGAAGAGATGGTAGGCTTTGCCAAGTCCTTTGTAGACGATGTGGAATTTTCGCCGGAAGATGCCGGTCGCTCCGATCCCGAGTTTTTGTATCAAGTGTTGGAACGAGCGATCGCTGCTGGAGCCACCACCATCAATATCCCCGACACCGTCGGCTATACAACGCCTAGCGAATTTGGGGCGATCATTCGCGGCATCACTGAACATGTGCCCAACATTGACCAAGCGATTATTTCTGTCCATGGTCACAATGACTTGGGCTTGGCCGTGGCTAACTTCCTAGAAGCCGTGAAAAATGGCGCTCGCCAGCTTGAATGCACCATCAACGGCATTGGCGAACGGGCCGGCAATGCGGCGCTGGAAGAATTGGTGATGGCGCTACATGTGCGTCGTCAGTATTTCAATCCTTTCTTGGGTCGTCCTGCCGAATCGGAAGCGCCCCTCACCAACATCGACACCCGGCAGATCTATAAGACCTCCCGCATGGTCTCCAACTTGACGGGCATGTTTGTGCAGCCCAACAAAGCGATCGTGGGTGCCAATGCCTTTGCCCATGAGTCTGGTATCCACCAAGATGGCGTCCTGAAGCATAAGCTCACCTACGAAATCATGGATGCCCAGTCCATTGGGCTCACTGATAATCAAATCGTCTTGGGCAAGCATTCCGGGCGCAATGCCTTCCGCACCCGTCTCAAGGAGCTGGGCTTTGAGTTGGGCGATCAGGAACTCAATCGCGCCTTCCTCCGCTTTAAAGAGTTGGCGGACAAGAAGAAGGAGATCACCGATTGGGATCTGGAAGCGATCGTCAACGATGAAATTCAACATACCCCGGCTCGCTACCAGCTTGAGCACCTGCAGGTGTCCTGCGGCGATCATTCTAAGCCCACGGCAACGGTCACCCTGTTGACCCCCGATGGTCAAGAACTCACCGATGCGGCGATTGGCACGGGGCCTGTGGATGCGGTCTATCGCGCCATCAACCGAGTCATCGACCTGCCCAATGAGCTGATTGAGTTCTCCGTGCAGTCGGTAACCGCAGGCATTGATGCCATTGGGGAAGTGACGGTGCGGGTGCGCCATGAGGATCGAATTTTCTCCGGGCACTCCGCCAACACCGATATTGTAGTGGCCTCCGCCCATGCCTACGTCAATGCCCTGAACCGCTTGTCCTTTGTGCTGGAACAGGGGCGATCGCTCCATCCCCAGCATCCCGTGACCGAAGCCGTTGCTCAACAAGCCTAA